In the genome of Rhodothermaceae bacterium, the window CCATCATGGTAAATGGGACGATCAGAACGCTCATCCTTCCCCTTTTCTCGAAGGTCAACTCCAGAGGTCCGATTCTCCTGTATATTGATAGCCATTTACTGGGTGGGTTGATTTAGCAAGCGTGCCGCTTCCAGTGCATGGTAGGTAATGATACTTTGGGCACCGGCCCGGCGGATACTGGTGAGGACTTCGAGAATTGCGGCGGATTCATCAACATAGTTTTGCATGGCAGCGGCTTTCAGCATGGAATACTCCCCGCTTACATTATAAGCCACCAGCGGCACTTCGGGCCACCGGTCTCGGGCTTGACGAATTACATCAAGATAGGCTAGTGCAGGTTTGATCATAACCATATCTGCTCCTTCCTCTATATCCATGGCGATTTCCCGCAAGGCTTCCCGTGCGTTGCAGGGATCCATCTGATGGGTTTTTCGATCTCCAAATTGGGGTGCTCCACCTGCTGCATCACGGAACGGCCCATAGAATGCAGATGCATATTTCGCACTGTAGGAGAGAATGGATACATCTTGATGGGCCGCAGAATCCAGCATCTCTCGGATTGCACTCACCTGGTGATCCATCATTCCACTTGGCGCGACAATGTCTGCTCCGCTGTCTGCATGAATGCGGGCCATCTCGGCCAGTAGGGGCAGAGTGGCATCGTTGGACAACTTGCCATCGTGGATCACTCCGCAGTGTCCGTGTGAGGTGTAGGAGCAGAGGCATACATCGGTAATGAGTACTAGGTCTAGCCCAGCGTTCTTGATAGCTCGAAGGGTATCCGGTATGACTCCCGAGGGGGACAGGGCGTGGGTCCCAGTCGCATCCTTGGACTCAGGGATCCCGAAAAGAAGAATGCCGCTCGCTCCCGCCTCTTCTGCCTCTTGTGCCGCTCGAAGAGCACCATCTATGGTATACCGGAATTGATTCGGCATCCCTTTGATCGGGCCGGCTTGTTCTCGTGTGACAAAAATGGGATAGATAAAATCTGCCGGAGACAATCGGGTCTCCCGCACCATTCGTCGTATAGCACCGGTGGCGCGCAGGCGTCTTGGACGTCTATGTTTGTTAGGTTTATTCAAAGTATTCTTCCAAGGCGGCTACGAGGCCTTCAGTGGTATATGTTTTCGCTACGATGGCAACCTTGAATCCGGCATCCGCTGCCACCTGGGCTGTAATTGGGCCGATACAGGCTGCAGTTACAGGGATTTTGGGATCTGGAGAAACAGCAACGAAGCCCTCAACGGTTGATCCACTAGTAAAGGTAACGGCATCTGCGCCGTCTGCAAGTGCAGCGTACGCAGCATCTGGAGGGTGGTTCACATGGGTTTCGTATGCAGTCACGAGGGTAACCTTCGCTCCCCCAGCACGCAACAGTTCTACTAGAGTGGGGCGGGCTTTAGAAGCGCGTAGCAGTAGGATTGATTGGTCCTGAACAGACCCCAAGCCAGATGCAAGAGCTTCCGCGACATACTCAGATGGGACAAAATCCGGCGTGACACCGCGGGATTTAAGTGCTGCAGCAGTGGCGGGCCCAATCGCTGCAACGCGTACCGAGTCGGGCCAGGGATGCTGCAGATGTTGCCACGTGTGCGTAACCCCATTCACGCTGGTGAAGAGAACGCGGTCGAACGTGGCTAACTCGTTGAGTGCCTGCTGTAAAGGCTTGGGATTTGGTGCGGGTTCAATACGGATGGTTGGGAACTCCACGATCGTGGCTCCCCGTACCTCAAGCATCCGGCGCATTGTGCCGGACTGATGTACTGGGCGCGTAACCGCAATCCGTTTCCCGGCAAGAGGGCTATTCACGTTGTAGCACCTCCCTGGCACCCATTTGATGTGCTTTTTGCGCCAGTTGTTTTCCTAACGTCATCGCATTCGTCCCGATTCCCGATACAGCGATTTTGCGGCGTCCATCCAAGGATCGTACCTCACCGCTCAAATGGATTTCATCATTGATCTGCTCCGCATAGGCGGCAACCGGGATTGAGCAGCCTCCTCCAGCAACTTCAAGGAACGTGCGTTCAGCGGCGGTGGCAGTCCAGGTCACAGAACAGTTGATGGATTCTAGAATACGGACGATCTCCAGGTCATTCTTCCGGCACTCCACAGCAAGGGCTCCTTGCGCGGGGGCTGGAAGCATAAGATCCATAGGGATCCTCCACATGTATCTATCGGACACGCCAAGTCTCAATAAACCAGCTTCTGCAAGTACAATGGCCTGCAGTTGTCCGCTCAACACTTTTTCAACCCGGGTATCAATATTGCCTCGCAGAGGTGCAATCGAGAGGTCTGGCCGAACTGCGAGCAGTTGAGCGGTGCGCCGCAAACTTGAAGTGCCAACTGTAGTGTCTGGGGGCAGGTCATCGAGGGACAGGCCGGATGTGGTCACCAAAACATCAAACGCTGTATGTCGCTCACAGATGGCGGCAATCACCAATTCCTCCGGTTGCTCAATCGGGAGATCTTTGAGAGAGTGAACGGCAAAGTCAATCTCGTGATTGAGAAGTGCGGTCTCCAGCGTACTGGTAAAGAGACCGGGGTTTGAAGTGGGAAGTGGGCCGGTAGTCTGGTCTCCGATGGTTGAAATCGTCTGAATCTGGATACCCAGTTGTGGCCTGATCACTTTCAGGAGTTGGAGAACATGATCAGTCTGAGTTCTTGCCAACACAGAGCGGCGCGTGCCTACTCTTAATTGCCGCGTCATTGGTCTGGCGTAGACTCCTGCAAGCCAAACAGTTGGCGAATGGTGTGTGGATCCAGTTCAGAATTGCCATGTCTGAGTTGGAGCGTCGGATCATGCAGCAGCTTCTTTACCAAAGCATTCGAAAAATATTCAAGCTTTTCCACCACTTGCGTATCCAGTGGTCCAAGTTCCTCCAGGGTCTGGGAAAATTCTGTTTGCCGGATCGTCTCAGCTTTTTTTCGAAGGGCAGTAATAACCGGTTCGATCTTCAGCATTTGAAGGCGCTGATCAAGAATGCCTAATTCTTTTTCGATGATTTTTTCCACTTGCGGCACTTCTGCCTGTCTGGCGGCCTTCGACTCGGCGATCCCGTTTTTTAGATGATCAATGTCCAGGAGGGTTACGTTTGGTAACTCATTCAGGAACGGGTCGATATCTCGTGGAACTGCCAGGTCAACCAAAAGAAGTGGACGGTTCTTTCGAGGTGTAATATGTTCGGGTCCAAGGATAATATGCGGGGCACCGGTTGCACTGATCACGACATCCGCGTTTGAAACGGCCTCCCGCAGTTCTTCAATCGGCACCGCCTGCGCACATGAATCCACGGCCAACTCTTTTGTACGATCCGGGTAACGATTGACAAACGTAAGTTTTCCGATCGCTTTTTTTCGGAGGACTTTTCCTGCTAGGCTGCCCATCTCACCGGTGCCAATGACCGCGACATGCAGATCATCCAGCGGGCCTGCTTCAAGAAGGATGCGGTCAATTGCAACCGAGGCGACACTGATGGGGAATTTTCCCAGCGCGGTTTCGCTGCGTGCGCGCTTTCCGGTTTTGATTGCAGCCTTGAAGACCGTGGTCAGTTCCGGGCTTGCAAGCGAGGCAGTCTCCGAAGACTGGAGGCAATCATGTACCTGACCCAAAATCTGAGACTCCCCCAAAACCATAGAATCCAGACCACAGGCTACACGCATTAGGTGACGAACTGCATCCGTGGTC includes:
- the hemB gene encoding porphobilinogen synthase; the protein is MNKPNKHRRPRRLRATGAIRRMVRETRLSPADFIYPIFVTREQAGPIKGMPNQFRYTIDGALRAAQEAEEAGASGILLFGIPESKDATGTHALSPSGVIPDTLRAIKNAGLDLVLITDVCLCSYTSHGHCGVIHDGKLSNDATLPLLAEMARIHADSGADIVAPSGMMDHQVSAIREMLDSAAHQDVSILSYSAKYASAFYGPFRDAAGGAPQFGDRKTHQMDPCNAREALREIAMDIEEGADMVMIKPALAYLDVIRQARDRWPEVPLVAYNVSGEYSMLKAAAMQNYVDESAAILEVLTSIRRAGAQSIITYHALEAARLLNQPTQ
- a CDS encoding glutamyl-tRNA reductase, with the translated sequence MANPSLGLIGLSYKATPVDIRESLTLLPKQKLDFFDAARASFDGLAVLSTCNRVEFYGHVNGSEPATDALQSLLRRSFDFSTAESYVYSKQTTDAVRHLMRVACGLDSMVLGESQILGQVHDCLQSSETASLASPELTTVFKAAIKTGKRARSETALGKFPISVASVAIDRILLEAGPLDDLHVAVIGTGEMGSLAGKVLRKKAIGKLTFVNRYPDRTKELAVDSCAQAVPIEELREAVSNADVVISATGAPHIILGPEHITPRKNRPLLLVDLAVPRDIDPFLNELPNVTLLDIDHLKNGIAESKAARQAEVPQVEKIIEKELGILDQRLQMLKIEPVITALRKKAETIRQTEFSQTLEELGPLDTQVVEKLEYFSNALVKKLLHDPTLQLRHGNSELDPHTIRQLFGLQESTPDQ
- a CDS encoding uroporphyrinogen-III synthase, with protein sequence MNSPLAGKRIAVTRPVHQSGTMRRMLEVRGATIVEFPTIRIEPAPNPKPLQQALNELATFDRVLFTSVNGVTHTWQHLQHPWPDSVRVAAIGPATAAALKSRGVTPDFVPSEYVAEALASGLGSVQDQSILLLRASKARPTLVELLRAGGAKVTLVTAYETHVNHPPDAAYAALADGADAVTFTSGSTVEGFVAVSPDPKIPVTAACIGPITAQVAADAGFKVAIVAKTYTTEGLVAALEEYFE
- the hemC gene encoding hydroxymethylbilane synthase — protein: MTRQLRVGTRRSVLARTQTDHVLQLLKVIRPQLGIQIQTISTIGDQTTGPLPTSNPGLFTSTLETALLNHEIDFAVHSLKDLPIEQPEELVIAAICERHTAFDVLVTTSGLSLDDLPPDTTVGTSSLRRTAQLLAVRPDLSIAPLRGNIDTRVEKVLSGQLQAIVLAEAGLLRLGVSDRYMWRIPMDLMLPAPAQGALAVECRKNDLEIVRILESINCSVTWTATAAERTFLEVAGGGCSIPVAAYAEQINDEIHLSGEVRSLDGRRKIAVSGIGTNAMTLGKQLAQKAHQMGAREVLQRE